A genomic region of Ficedula albicollis isolate OC2 chromosome 12, FicAlb1.5, whole genome shotgun sequence contains the following coding sequences:
- the CRBN gene encoding protein cereblon isoform X2: MGNHLQLVPESEEEDDNEMEVEDQDGKEAEKPNIINFDTSLPTSHMYLGSDMEEFHGRTLHDDDSCQLIPVLPRLMVMLIPGQTLPLQLFRPQEVSMVRSLIQRDRTFAVLAYSNAHEREAHFGTTAEIYAYREEQEYGVETVKVKAIGRQRFKVLEIRTQSDGIQQAKVQILPERVLPPTMAAVQLQSLSRCHVLPSSKPSWQDRAIRQWWHKYQKRKFHCASLTSWPPWLYSLYDAETLMERVKRQLHEWDENLKDESLPSNPVDFSYRVAACLPIDDALRIQLLKIGSAVQRLRCELDIMNKCTSLCCKQCQDTEITTKNEIFSLSLCGPMAAYVNPHGYIHETLTVYKASNLSLSGRPSTEHSWFPGYAWTIAQCRVCGSHMGWKFTATRRELAPPRFWGLTRSALLPRIPGGDAEDSERGRSPLLCL, from the exons ATGGGGAACCACCTCCAGCTGGTGCCTG AGAGCGAGGAAGAGGATGACAATGAAATGGAAGTGGAAGACCAAGATGGTAAAGAAGCTGAGAAGCCAAACATCATTAATTTTGATACCAGTTTGCCCACATCACATATg TACCTGGGCTCGGACATGGAGGAGTTCCACGGCAGGACGCTGCACGATGACGACAGCTGCCAGCTGATCCCCGTGCTGCCGCGGCTGATGGTGATGCTGATCCCCGGGCAGACGCTGCCGCTGCAGCTCTTCCGCCCCCAGGAGGTCAGCATGGTGCGCAGTTTAATCCAGAGAGACAGAACCTTCGCCGTCCTGGCCTACAG TAATGCACATGAGAGGGAAGCACATTTTGGAACCACAGCAGAAATCTATGCCtacagagaagagcaggaatATGGAGTTGAAACAGTGAAGGTGAAAGCAATAGGAAGACAGAGGTTCAAGGTGCTTGAAATACGAACACAGTCTGATGG aATCCAGCAGGCTAAAGTACAAATCCTGCCTGAGCGAGTGCTGCCTCCCAccatggcagcagtgcagctgcagtcCCTCAGCAGGTGCCACGTGCTTCCCTCTTCCAAACCCTCCTGGCAGGACAGAGCCATCAGGCAGTGGTGGCACAAGTACCAGAAG AGGAAGTTCCACTGTGCAAGTTTGACATCTTGGCCCCCCTGGCTCTACTCTCTCTATGATGCT GAAACCTTGATGGAAAGAGTCAAGAGGCAACTCCATGAGTGGGATGAAAACCTCAAAGATGAATCTCTTCCATCAAACCCAGTAG ATTTTTCTTACAGAgttgctgcctgcctgcccatTGATGATGCTTTACGTATCCAGTTGCTCAAAAtaggcagtgctgtgcagaggcTCCGCTGTGAGCTGGACATCATGAACAAA TGTACATCTCTCTGCTGTAAGCAATGCCAAGACACAGAAATAACAACCAAGAATGAAATATTCAG CTTATCCTTGTGTGGGCCCATGGCAGCCTATGTGAATCCCCATGGATACATCCATGAAACCCTCACTGTATATAAAGCCTCCAACCTGAGTCTCAGTGGACGGCCctccacagagcacagctggttCCCTGG GTACGCCTGGACCATCGCGCAGTGCCGGGTCTGCGGCAGCCACATGGGCTGGAAGTTCACGGCCACCCGGCGGGAGCTGGCCCCGCCCCGCTTCTGGGGGCTGACGCGCTCGGCGCTGCTGCCGCGCATCCCCGGCGGCGATGCCGAGGACTCGGAGCGCGGCCGCTCGCCGCTGCTGTGCCTGTGA
- the CRBN gene encoding protein cereblon isoform X1 has translation MAAEERGGEPRDNMGNHLQLVPVESEEEDDNEMEVEDQDGKEAEKPNIINFDTSLPTSHMYLGSDMEEFHGRTLHDDDSCQLIPVLPRLMVMLIPGQTLPLQLFRPQEVSMVRSLIQRDRTFAVLAYSNAHEREAHFGTTAEIYAYREEQEYGVETVKVKAIGRQRFKVLEIRTQSDGIQQAKVQILPERVLPPTMAAVQLQSLSRCHVLPSSKPSWQDRAIRQWWHKYQKRKFHCASLTSWPPWLYSLYDAETLMERVKRQLHEWDENLKDESLPSNPVDFSYRVAACLPIDDALRIQLLKIGSAVQRLRCELDIMNKCTSLCCKQCQDTEITTKNEIFSLSLCGPMAAYVNPHGYIHETLTVYKASNLSLSGRPSTEHSWFPGYAWTIAQCRVCGSHMGWKFTATRRELAPPRFWGLTRSALLPRIPGGDAEDSERGRSPLLCL, from the exons ATGGCCGCCGAGGAGCGAGGCGGAGAGCCCCGAGATAACATGGGGAACCACCTCCAGCTGGTGCCTG TAGAGAGCGAGGAAGAGGATGACAATGAAATGGAAGTGGAAGACCAAGATGGTAAAGAAGCTGAGAAGCCAAACATCATTAATTTTGATACCAGTTTGCCCACATCACATATg TACCTGGGCTCGGACATGGAGGAGTTCCACGGCAGGACGCTGCACGATGACGACAGCTGCCAGCTGATCCCCGTGCTGCCGCGGCTGATGGTGATGCTGATCCCCGGGCAGACGCTGCCGCTGCAGCTCTTCCGCCCCCAGGAGGTCAGCATGGTGCGCAGTTTAATCCAGAGAGACAGAACCTTCGCCGTCCTGGCCTACAG TAATGCACATGAGAGGGAAGCACATTTTGGAACCACAGCAGAAATCTATGCCtacagagaagagcaggaatATGGAGTTGAAACAGTGAAGGTGAAAGCAATAGGAAGACAGAGGTTCAAGGTGCTTGAAATACGAACACAGTCTGATGG aATCCAGCAGGCTAAAGTACAAATCCTGCCTGAGCGAGTGCTGCCTCCCAccatggcagcagtgcagctgcagtcCCTCAGCAGGTGCCACGTGCTTCCCTCTTCCAAACCCTCCTGGCAGGACAGAGCCATCAGGCAGTGGTGGCACAAGTACCAGAAG AGGAAGTTCCACTGTGCAAGTTTGACATCTTGGCCCCCCTGGCTCTACTCTCTCTATGATGCT GAAACCTTGATGGAAAGAGTCAAGAGGCAACTCCATGAGTGGGATGAAAACCTCAAAGATGAATCTCTTCCATCAAACCCAGTAG ATTTTTCTTACAGAgttgctgcctgcctgcccatTGATGATGCTTTACGTATCCAGTTGCTCAAAAtaggcagtgctgtgcagaggcTCCGCTGTGAGCTGGACATCATGAACAAA TGTACATCTCTCTGCTGTAAGCAATGCCAAGACACAGAAATAACAACCAAGAATGAAATATTCAG CTTATCCTTGTGTGGGCCCATGGCAGCCTATGTGAATCCCCATGGATACATCCATGAAACCCTCACTGTATATAAAGCCTCCAACCTGAGTCTCAGTGGACGGCCctccacagagcacagctggttCCCTGG GTACGCCTGGACCATCGCGCAGTGCCGGGTCTGCGGCAGCCACATGGGCTGGAAGTTCACGGCCACCCGGCGGGAGCTGGCCCCGCCCCGCTTCTGGGGGCTGACGCGCTCGGCGCTGCTGCCGCGCATCCCCGGCGGCGATGCCGAGGACTCGGAGCGCGGCCGCTCGCCGCTGCTGTGCCTGTGA